GCAGTAGATACATTGAATCATTTTTTATTAAATAAAGAGGTTATTGTCGTAGGATCTACTTATTGGAATATGGCTTATGGAAAAGACATAGGGGATGTTCTAGATGATGAGGAAGGTATTCTCAACATGAAAAATTTAGGACAAAACATGGCGTATATAATAAGAAAAATAAGATATACTAAATAAAAAAGAATGTAGTAGATAGAAAACTGTAGATAGGTTTGATAAGTATAACAAATTTATCTACAGTTTTTTATATTAGTTTTGTTTCGTGTAAATTCTTATGGTTGATAATTATAGCCATGACAATTGAATAAATTATATATATCGAATAAGGTTCTAAATTTCCTTTTATGTATTGCGGAGTTATTGTAAATAGGTAAAAACATAAATTTTCTATACAATGCCATATAGAAGCAGGGATAATATTGTTCTTTGATTTTACTGTAATCCAATAATAACAAATACTATCGGTCATACACCCGATAACAAATAAAATTATAGGTGCAGATATAGTGCCGAGTAGGAAGAAATGGTAGTGCCATAACGACCACACAATACCAACAATTATAGATGTCTTTAAAGGACTATAATTTTTAGATAACTTTTCTTGAAGAAATCCTCTCCAGCCAATCTCTTCAGAAATCAAAGACCATAGGGCTATTATTAGCTTTTTTGATGTTACAGCTGTTATAAAAGAAGTTTTTACAAAAATAAGTGATGTTATTTTCGTAAGAGTGATTAATGTTAAAGGAAATATTATAGCAATTAATAAATATTGAAATTTTATATTATGAATATAGCATTTCTTTAAAAATAATTTCAAATCTATATAATTATCTAAAATTGCAATTGTAAGTAAAGCTGCAATACTTGGCGTAGCTGCTTCAATTCCATACAAAGTGAAGTTAAATATTCCAAGTTTAAATACATTAAAGCTTCTTATTAAAATTACGCAAATAAGTGGAAGAGCAAAAGCTAAAATTAAAAATAACATAATATAATTTTGTGATTTTTTATTTCTCATAGTTCACCAACATTATTAATAAATTAAGTATATTATATAAGAATTATACAATACTGTATAGTTGCAGATTAATTGACTTTTAATATATAAATTTTGATAATATATTATCGTATACACGTAAAATATATTAAATTAATAAAATGTATTGACAAATATTAAACAAAATAATATATTTAAATAAAGGCATTCACAAAATAAAAGTTATGAATAATATCATCATTCTTAATGTTATAAATTGTTTTTAAAGGTTTCCAAAGTATACATGGAAGGAAGTCGAATATGGAGTTTAAATCTAATATCAAAGAACTTGATGAACTCAAGCAAAAAATGTTTGAAATATCAAAAAGTTCTGTTACTTATGAAAAATTAGCTTATTATATTGAAAAGAATTATAAGCATATTATATTTATGACAGCATCTGAGGTGGCAAGCGAATCTGAAGTTAGTCAAGGAAGTGTTTCGAGATTTTGCAGCGCTCTTGGTTATAGAGGCTACAATGACTTTTTACATAATCTACAACAATTTGTTAGAGAAGAGATAACAGCACC
The Clostridium felsineum DSM 794 DNA segment above includes these coding regions:
- a CDS encoding CPBP family intramembrane glutamic endopeptidase, producing the protein MRNKKSQNYIMLFLILAFALPLICVILIRSFNVFKLGIFNFTLYGIEAATPSIAALLTIAILDNYIDLKLFLKKCYIHNIKFQYLLIAIIFPLTLITLTKITSLIFVKTSFITAVTSKKLIIALWSLISEEIGWRGFLQEKLSKNYSPLKTSIIVGIVWSLWHYHFFLLGTISAPIILFVIGCMTDSICYYWITVKSKNNIIPASIWHCIENLCFYLFTITPQYIKGNLEPYSIYIIYSIVMAIIINHKNLHETKLI